CCCCAGCTTCGGTAGTGCAATTCGCGCTTTGTTGTCATGAAAGCCGTGGACGCGGCCTCAGAGAACCGGCCCCAAGCGGCGCAGGCAAGAGCTCGGTCTCCACTTCCACAGATCATTGTGTCGTAGAATCGATGGCGCAACATGAGCTCTAACGGGGCTGCCCAGGCAAGCCCGAACAGGCCTTTTCGCATGGCCGCGCCTTCTTCAGGTTGGAAGTCGCCGCTATCAAGTAGATTTGACGACACCAGATATGCGATTCCTCTGCCCGAGGCGCCCGGTTTCATGCGAGCCATGCCGCCCTTTCCATCCGGGGTGACATCGTACATCTTGCTGAAGAGCTGAACTAGGTCAGCACACACAAGAGCTCGCTGTAGATCTTGAATCCAACCATCATCCTCGAAGAAAGTGTCACAGTCGATCCAAGCGACAGCTTCCGTTCCCGTCGGCACGTTATCAAGGGCAATGTTAAGCAAACGCTCCTTGTGCCACAGAACGGACGGGCTGCGGACCTGGAGTAAGATATCCGCGTCCATCCTTCCAAGCTCGAAGACGTTGTTCGCTAATTCAACGGTGACAAGTGGAATCGAAAGCCGTTTCCGAAACTCGGTGTAGTTCTTCCGCCTGCTGATATAACCTGCTGGATTGTAATAAGTCGTAATCGCGCAGATCTTCATTATCAGCGACCCTCAACGGACTTCAGTGAGCCCTATTAATCCGTGATATCTAAGCACGGAGGGGGTGAGGCAGCCCAGCGGATAGGCTCATCCCAGTTTAATGGGATGCGCGGGTTCGCCCCTTTGGAAGAATACTGCAATACCAAGGCCAGTCGACTCTTATCTGACGAGTTCAATGAGCCATGCCAGAGACGTCCATGGAAGAGGAAGCCCTCCCCGGTTAAAAGAGGAATATTCAATGGCGCGTACTCAACGCCTTCGTGTCCGATGCAGCCACTGTTTTTCCATGCCATTAGTAAGGAGGGCTCAAGCTTGTGGGAACCAGGAACGACATTCAAGCTTGAGCTTGGCTCCATGTTTTCGATCCCTATAAATGCGGTCACACCGTCGCACACGGATAGCTCAACATCGACGTGCCATCTATGCGCCTGACCCGGCTGTCGCTCCGTTATAGTGCCCCCCCAAAGCACAACCTCCGGTCCAATTGCTTCGCGGACACGCCGCACAACCTCAGGACATCTGGCGGCCTCTGCGACACAAGGTAGAACGCTATGCATACTCTTGAACCAGGGCCGCTCGCTGAGAGCCCGCTCCGGCAGATGACTTGGAGAACCTTCGGGCCAGGCAAACAAGTTCCGAGATCGACGGTAGCTCTCAGCGATCTCGCGACAGTGTGATGGAGTCAGGCAGGTGAATGCGCGAGTGTAGCCGCGAGCCTCAAATGTGTCTTGCTCTTCTGCAGCAATTTTGGCTTCCATGTTGCCCTCAAACCCACAGGCGTTTCCGCTAAGGCAGGCACACGGTAGCAATGCAGGCTCACCTGGCAACACCCTCGTCATCTTTTGCCAGTCATGTCCACAGAAGAGCATCTGCTTCGGTCGAGGAGCTAGTGTACGAGGTCGAGCGAGATTTCCCGCAATTCCAGGGGCTTCGCTGGCGCTTGGTCGAGGGGGGACGGGATCATCGCGTCCTCGTCGGTTCGGATATCGTCGCCTTCAGGTTCCCGCGGACTGTGAGGCGCGCGCAGCGGTTTCAGCTAGAGATGCGTCTGCTGGATACGCTTGCTCGCGACTGCCCAATTCTAATACCGAAATACCAACATAGAGCGTCTGACTCGTCGTACGGCGGGTATCCGCTCCTTTCCGGAACTCCCGTGACCGGGTTCTTTTTTCGAAGCTGTACAGGCCCAGAGCGGGAGCGAATAGAAAGTCTAATCGGACTCTTCCTCCAATTCATTCACGCACAGATCCCTCATTGTTTTTTGCCGGGAGAGAATGGCAATCACATTATTAAATTCGGCAAAAGGTATGTTTCGTCGCACGCTTATATTGTAAATAATTTTCTTGGCGAAGTTTTTGCAAAGAAATTTGAAGCTTTCATTAAAAAATACAGTGAAGAAGAATGGATCATAACTAATCTTATTCACGGGGATTTAACGACAGATCATATTCTTTATGACACTCAGAAGGGAACACTTTCTGTTCTGGATTTTGGCGATTGTGAAATGGGGGATCGTTCGTTCGATTTTTTGTGCTTCTGGGAGCTAGGGGAGGATGTCGTGGACCGTGTGCTAGCCTGGGCAGTCCCCCCTGAGCAAGAGCGCGAGCGCCTAAAGCTGATGTCACTGCTCCACTATGGTCGCGCGCTCTCGTTCAAAATCTGCCGGGCGAACAGCGCGGAGCCGGAGGAGCTAAGGGAGACAGTAGCAGCCTTTCTGAGGCGCGCCGGGGTCTGATAGATTACCTGATCGTACCGGAATCAGCGCGTCGGTCCGGCACGTGCCCTTTCGACAGGAGCGCGGAGCTCCTCAAGCCGAGATGGGCGCAAGCTCGAATGTCCGGTTCGCCGCGCCCAGCCAATTTTCGCCCCCTCAGTCTGCGGCCACCGCTCAGGCGCGCCGCATGCCCCATCGGAGCAGACCGCGGGTTTAGCTGGACAGCTGCCGTGAAACGGATCCGAATGCCCGTTTCTGTGTAGAAACCCAACTTCGGCTTGCGCCCGGAGGTGGCCGTCGAGTTTTTGACCGCTATCCATCAGCCCTGCGCCACAAGCCGACATTGGGACTTAGCCCAGAAGCGGACACTGGATGTGATGATCGGTGCCTACTCTTTCGGCCGGTTGGGCTGTCGCGCTCCGCTCGATTGCATCTGCCGCCTTTTCCGGCCGCGCGCGGCCCATACACGCCGCGGCGG
This genomic interval from Bosea sp. 29B contains the following:
- a CDS encoding phosphotransferase gives rise to the protein MQAHLATPSSSFASHVHRRASASVEELVYEVERDFPQFQGLRWRLVEGGRDHRVLVGSDIVAFRFPRTVRRAQRFQLEMRLLDTLARDCPILIPKYQHRASDSSYGGYPLLSGTPVTGFFFRSCTGPERERIESLIGLFLQFIHAQIPHCFLPGENGNHIIKFGKRYVSSHAYIVNNFLGEVFAKKFEAFIKKYSEEEWIITNLIHGDLTTDHILYDTQKGTLSVLDFGDCEMGDRSFDFLCFWELGEDVVDRVLAWAVPPEQERERLKLMSLLHYGRALSFKICRANSAEPEELRETVAAFLRRAGV